The Streptomyces sp. NBC_00775 genome includes the window TCCGGATCGTGCAGGCCGAACCGCCCACCTCGAAAGCCGAGTTGAACATCGCGAACACCGGCTTGGTGCGGCTGCCGTCCGGCCGCCGGCAGCTCGGCATGTCCACCATCAGATCGCGGGGCAGCGAGACGGCGGTCGCGCTGCGCCGGTTCGCGGCCAGGTGCAGCAGGATCGTGGTGTCGGAGCGCTCGGTCCCGGAGTCCCGCCCGTACTTCTGGTTCCCGTCCCCCGAGCGCGAGTCCGACCCGATCAGCAGGACGTTCTGCGCGTCCCCCACCAGCGCGGTGGGCCGCTCCTTCTCGTACCGGGCGAGCTCGGCGGCGGCGGCCTCGTCCGGCGTGATGTTCGCGTTCAGCTTCTCGTACGCCGCCCAGCCGACCCCCACGGCGCCCAGCATCACGACGGCCACACCGATCGCCGTGTAACGCAGCCACCGCCGCCGACGACGTATGAGCCCGCCTCCGCTGGGCGACGCCCCGAGCCCGGTGTCGGTCACGTGTCGGTCCACCCCTCATGGCGTACGAGCGTGTCGAACTGCTCTTACGACCATGGCTCGGAGGAGGCGGGTAGGGGGGCCTTTGATGGGCCGAACGGATGACTCAAGGGGATGGCGGCCCCCTTGCTTCTAGGGGCGCGGGGCTGTGCCGATATGCGGCTCCGCCGCGTGGGCGCGACCAGCCGCAGACGGCCCGCAGCCGACGAACAACCCCCACGGCTCCCTCAGCGAGCGGTCGCGGTCACCCGCTCACTCTCCACCCGCTTGGCCACCGCATCCTCCCCGAGCTGATCCAAATGGCGGCACAGCACCACGGACCCCCCGGTGGCGAGCGGCGCGTACAACCCGGCGCTGAGCCCCTCCCACGTGTCATAGGGGAGCGCCGACAGAATCCGGGACCCCGGCCCCGTGAGATCGAACCCGGGGGCGTCGGCCCGAGCCCGCTCGACAACCTCGGCCCCCGTGTACTCGGCCCCGGCGACGATCAGCGCCGGCTCCTCCGGATCCACCGGCGCGTACGGCTGGAACCGATCCCCCTGCGTCGGCACCTCGACGGCGTAGTCGGCGTACCCGGCGGGCGGCGTCGGGAAGCGGCGCCCCAGCGGTGCGAGCGAGAGGGCGATGCGCTCGCCGGAGCAGGCGAGCCCGGCCTCGAACGCGCCGGGCCCGGCGACGACGTGGTCCGCCGCGGCCGGGTCGCCCCCGACATCGGCGATGACGCCGACCGAGGAACAGGCGAGCAGCCACGCCGCCGTCTGCCAGTGCGCGGGCAGCAGCAGCGCGACCCGTTCGCCGGGCTCGGCGGACAGCTCGTTCTGGAGCAGATTGGCGGTCTTGGCCACCCAATTGGCGAAGGTGGCCACGGACAATTCGACACGTTCGCCCGTGGCGTCGTCGTAGAAGGTCACCAGGGGGCGCGCGGGGTCCGCGGCGAGCGCGGATCGCAGCAGGTCGGCGGGGGTGCGGTCGGTGGCGTTCACGCCGGCAAGCGTACGCGGGGGCGGCGCGCGGGACCGGCCGCCCGCGCCACCGGTTCGGACGAGCGCCCCCCGACGGTCCGTCAATTCCCCGATGGACAGATATGTATGACTATGTCCACGATCGGGGGCATGCGCGGATTCCTTGCTTCCTCGGTCGGCGTCACCTGCGCGGCCGCACTCGCCCTTCCACTGGCCCTGACCGCCCCGGCGCAGGCAGAGCCCCCGGCGGGGACGTCCGAGCCGGCCGTCCCCGGCAGCACCCAGTCCCTGCCGCTCGCCCCGCTCTCCGGCGAGCGCTCTCTCGGCTCCGCCGCGCCCGAACAGGGGCTCACGCGACGGGACGTACGGCCGTTCTCCCTGGTCGGTGTCGTCTGGGACAACCCGGACAGTGAGCTGTACGGACGCGTCCAGGTCCGTACCCGTACGGTCGCGAACGGCGACTGGTCCGGCTGGCAGGACGTCGAGACGCACAACCACGAGCACGCGGCCGACCCGGACACCGCCGAGGGCGAATCGGGCCGGGTGCGCGGCTCCACGGCGCCCCTGTGGGTGGGGAACTCGGACGGCGTCGAAGTGCGCGTCCAGGCGGAGGAGGACGAGCGGGCGACGGCTCCGGGCGACTCGCCGCTCCCCAGGGGGCTCCACCTCGAACTCGTCGACCCCGGCGCGGACGCCCCATCCGCGGGCGCACCGGTGGGAGACCTGCGCCTGAGCGCTCACGAGAGCGCCGGCATGGACGATTCGCGCTCCGGCGCACTCTCCCCCGAGGCCGCCGTCACGTCCGCCGTCAACGCCGATCTCGCGCCCCTCGGCGCCCTGGAGATCCCCGCGCTCTCCCAGGAGGAGACGGAGCGCGAATTCCTCGCCGCACGCCGGGGCGAGCAGCGCGCGAAGCCGTACATCGGCGCACGCCCGCGCATCATCACGCGCCGCGGCTGGGGCGCGAACGAGAGCCTGCGCGAGCGCGGCTTCGTCTACACGAAGAAGGTCAAGGCCGCCTTCGTTCACCACACGGCCTCGGGCAACAACTACAGCTGCTCCCAAGCCCCTTCGGTCATCCGCAGTATCTACCGCTACCACGTGGTGAGCAGCGGCTGGCGCGACATCGGCTACAACTTCCTCGTCGACAAGTGCGGAAACATCTACGAGGGGCGCGCCGGGGGCGTGGCGAAGGCCGTCAGGGGCGCCCACACTCTCGGTTTCAACACCAACAGCATGGGGATCGCCGTACTCGGCACCTTCGGCAAGACGAAGCCGTCGAGTGCCGCAGTCCAAGCCATCGCGCGTCTCACGGCCTGGAAACTCGGCCTCTACGGAGCGAATCCGCGTGGCAAGACATACCTGACGTCGGGCGGTGGCAATCTCTACCAAAAGGGAAAGAGCGTGCGACTGAACGTGATCTCCGGCCATCGGGACGGATTCGCGACGGAGTGCCCAGGAAGGCTCCTGTACGGCAAGCTCGGTTCGGCCCGCAAGGCGGCGGCCCGCTACCAGGGACGGTAGGGCGCCCGACCCAGGGGGCAGAACGGGGCAGACAGAACCACCAGCCATCAGAGGGTCATCGAACGACACCGCACAGCCGTCGAAGGCGCCATCGAACAGTCTGCATACACTGGCCGGCCGAAACACAGTTCGGCCGGTCCCGGCAGGAAGCAGAGACGACAGGTGACAGAAGCGATCCTCCTGGTCGGCGGCAGAGGCACCCGGCTGCGTCCGCTCACGGTGCACACCCCCAAGCCGATGGTTCCGGCGGCCGGGGTCCCCTTCCTCACACACCAGCTGGCGCGGGCGAGGGCGGCGGGCGTCGAGCACATCGTCCTGGCGACCTCCTACCTGGCCGAGGTCTTCGAGCCGTACTTCGGCGACGGCTCCTCCCTGGGCCTCCACCTCGAGTACGTCACCGAGGAAGAGCCCCTCGGCACGGGCGGCGCCATCCGCAACGTGGCGTCCCGGCTCCACTCGGGACCCGACGACCCGGTACTGATCTTCAACGGTGACATCCTCACGGGCCTGGACATCCCGGCCCTGGTCCGCACCCACGAGACGACCGGCGCGGACGTCTCCCTCCACCTCACCCGTGTCGAGGACCCGCGCGCGTACGGCCTGGTCCCCACGGATGCCACCGGCCGCGTCACGGCCTTCCTGGAGAAGCCCCAGACGCCCGAGGAGATCGTCACCGA containing:
- a CDS encoding peptidoglycan recognition protein family protein — its product is MSTIGGMRGFLASSVGVTCAAALALPLALTAPAQAEPPAGTSEPAVPGSTQSLPLAPLSGERSLGSAAPEQGLTRRDVRPFSLVGVVWDNPDSELYGRVQVRTRTVANGDWSGWQDVETHNHEHAADPDTAEGESGRVRGSTAPLWVGNSDGVEVRVQAEEDERATAPGDSPLPRGLHLELVDPGADAPSAGAPVGDLRLSAHESAGMDDSRSGALSPEAAVTSAVNADLAPLGALEIPALSQEETEREFLAARRGEQRAKPYIGARPRIITRRGWGANESLRERGFVYTKKVKAAFVHHTASGNNYSCSQAPSVIRSIYRYHVVSSGWRDIGYNFLVDKCGNIYEGRAGGVAKAVRGAHTLGFNTNSMGIAVLGTFGKTKPSSAAVQAIARLTAWKLGLYGANPRGKTYLTSGGGNLYQKGKSVRLNVISGHRDGFATECPGRLLYGKLGSARKAAARYQGR
- a CDS encoding TIGR03089 family protein, yielding MNATDRTPADLLRSALAADPARPLVTFYDDATGERVELSVATFANWVAKTANLLQNELSAEPGERVALLLPAHWQTAAWLLACSSVGVIADVGGDPAAADHVVAGPGAFEAGLACSGERIALSLAPLGRRFPTPPAGYADYAVEVPTQGDRFQPYAPVDPEEPALIVAGAEYTGAEVVERARADAPGFDLTGPGSRILSALPYDTWEGLSAGLYAPLATGGSVVLCRHLDQLGEDAVAKRVESERVTATAR